From a region of the Cyprinus carpio isolate SPL01 unplaced genomic scaffold, ASM1834038v1 S000006548, whole genome shotgun sequence genome:
- the LOC109058697 gene encoding uncharacterized protein LOC109058697: protein MGLKKKTVSVKEGNSVTLKTGAVETQRDDEVLWIFGPQETVIAQIYKNDRNISYTDDERFRDKLQLDHQTGDLTISDIRIPISGDYQMKITGSKAKNKRFKVIVREDTRKFTEGESVHLQTGVTEIQKDDLILWKFEPKNALIAKIDGQSNESNVYDDDDGFRDRLELDNQTGDLTITNTKSTDSGVYELQIKSRNKVLYKKFNVLVWLNNLKYTVGDSVTLQTGVTALNEDDRILWKFSDKDIFIAELKRATNQTKL, encoded by the exons ATGGGACTCA AAAAGAAGACcgtgtcagtgaaggagggaaaTTCTGTTACACTAAAAACCGGTGCAGTCGAGACCCAGAGAGACGATGAAGTGCTCTGGATATTTGGACCTCAAGAAACAGTCATCGCTCAAATCTACAAAAATGACCGTAACATCTCATACACCGATGATGAGCGATTCAGAGACAAGCTACAGCTGGACCATCAGACTGGAGATCTGACCATCAGCGACATCAGGATCCCAATCTCTGGAGATTATCAGATGAAGATCACTGGCAGCAAAGCAAAAAATAAGAGATTCAAAGTTATTGTACGAG AGGACACACGGAAATTCACAGAAGGAGAATCTGTCCATCTGCAGACCGgtgttactgaaatacagaaaGATGATCTGATACTGTGGAAGTTTGAACCTAAAAATGCCCTTATCGCCAAAATTGATGGACAGAGCAATGAGAGCAATGTCTACGATGATGATGACGGATTCAGAGACAGATTGgagctggacaatcaaactggagatctcaccatcacaaacaccaaaaGCACAGACTCTGGAGTTTACGAACTGCAGATCAAGAGCAGAAATAAAGTCTTGTACAAAAAATTCAACGTTCTTGTTTGGC TGAATAATCTGAAATATACAGttggagattctgtcactctacaaACTGGTGTTACTGCACTGAATGAAGATGACCGGATACTGTGGAAGTTTAGcgataaagatatttttatagcTGAACTCAAACGAGCCACCAATCAGACcaaattataa
- the LOC122143971 gene encoding uncharacterized protein LOC122143971 codes for MGGVFDFSEQMPPEILRHILLNVVKEDGDVAFFRLSLTCWLFHDVVCDASFRKDAHLAWLDSVVGLSAYSSDYKEMYRVPYKKIFFLMWMYGSQNIIIAKIDGKTQAVSLYDVDDGRFEDRLQLDNKTGSLSISDIRTKHSGDYHLKIINETFLKTFSVTVHDVIFAGLENKKEGDSVTLHTGVTDSQKHDLIQWTFGPTNPDSLVAEMNIKIHEITLNSDDIYRGRLHLENQTGSLTIRDIRTSDAGVYQLQISNSKETLYKRFNVFVAVPDPGLSTGYIVLICLCVPLLVAVALGVMCYIKYLKKSKKVSVIYSKYRSRIV; via the exons ATGGGAGGCGTCTTTGATTTTTCTGAG cagatgcCACCTGAGATCCTGAGACATATCCTCTTGAATGTGGTCAAAGAAGATGGAGATGTGGCCTTCTTCAGACTGTCTCTGACGTGCTGGCTTTTCCATGATGTTGTTTGTGACGCATCATTCAGAAAAGACGCTCATTTAGCCTGGCTTGAca GTGTTGTCGGACTTAGTGCATACTCCAGTGACTACAAGGAGATGTACAGAGTGCCATATAAA aaaatatttttcttgatGTGGATGTACGGATCTCAAAACATTATCATCGCTAAAATCGATGGGAAAACTCAGGCAGTCTCATTATATGATGTTGATGATGGGAGGTTTGaagacagactgcagctggacAATAAGACTGGATCTCTGAGCATCAGTGACATCAGAACCAAACACTCTGGAGATTATCATCTAAAGATCATCAACGAGACCTTCCTCAAGACATTCAGTGTTACTGTCCATG ATGTGATTTTTGCAGGgttagaaaacaagaaagaaggagaTTCTGTTACTCTACACACTGGTGTTACTGATTCACAGAAACATGATCTAATACAATGGACATTTGGACCTACAAATCCAGACAGTCTTGTAGCTGAAATGAACATTAAGATTCATGAGATCACACTGAATTCAGATGATATATACAGAGGGAGACTACATCTGGAAAATCAGACGGGATCTCTCACCATCAGAGACATCAGAACCTCAGACGCTGGAGTTTATCAACTACAGATCTCCAACAGTAAAGAGACACTATATAAGAGATTCAATGTTTTTGTCG CTGTTCCAGATCCGGGTCTGTCCACTGGTTATATTGTGCTCATTTGTCTTTGTGTCCCGCTGTTAGTGGCTGTAGCTTTGGGTGTGATGTGCTAcataaaatacttgaaaaaaagcaaaaaggtgAGTGTTATCTACAGTAAATATAGGAGTAGAATTGTTTAA
- the LOC109071643 gene encoding LOW QUALITY PROTEIN: uncharacterized protein LOC109071643 (The sequence of the model RefSeq protein was modified relative to this genomic sequence to represent the inferred CDS: deleted 1 base in 1 codon) — protein HTTVKEAITLQRHLFCQVIDSKHGIFAVAKSFSAPSIPIHVQKKIWGVNDKVMCELDQCNASADFAQRSGLKPFECCHLMSLAFCPKDDGNAVNLKEETLNEMVKEKWFGESRRDACIERQCLANKDDVPLSVAITFAGPSTKKYISVYEPKMSYYCRLGRVTVVYDSKKITWACPCNKTKQSCIHKAIAKWHLFQSQRALFQKVKTTERIDSMQIPQQQSENVGDCSDHQYPPNDDGIERIVRYLMKNKSLPVDLPQNLVSGLQHGSEFRHQLIPEETFCSECEGNHVLSEPIIITSRAKILTFTGVVEGISTYYKVCSNCSMMYRYQEFTDGIHNFNDHLLLSLHLCVILRNALQNHTAVSRVMSILEATAKAKFPSKDTVLHAYLHFEALSSHVYSYTCINCGYYPRVVIMDLHKKGVFSIPFSEIATSPSDFKGDTNIVSFWESVTMEMIGRGFLSSGRKNPFVVCPSYDCWAPWIGPNTRKSDIVLNTEHAKLQKTKSCDVPDLDVTEERLGDELFNLKVDAVRKLCKECGLDTKGSRMDLVLRLRTEMQNRSAYDKIFQQIWGASGGWAVITCPCGIVYSIKFNIRAESPRDFADLLLSWKHFPNVVIYDFARGLAAHVNLREADSLPFSPHEGRLAEPTTANIQLAKEAKLKVNLPWLKNKEEEDINCHPLTGSSEHYALYDRFHEFNTKDPRDALRRIQVVPELCGWVNTQTAEQLFGSMRKNNYFLNMLTPSGHTFLMRSIIHHYNTAQNKNMEDSLRKIVSPSDQLTFNGYGQIVLGTPPQSLNDSERRTCDITQIDQVHCPSQGSVIDMTALRNVQPNRACWMHPQSSDQIKMVCSIFCIFYAKCIIILTLFFFVFLRKKCFK, from the exons CACACCACAGTTAAAGAGGCCATCACATTACAACGACATTTATTTTGTCAGGTCATTGACAGTAAGCATGGAATTTTTGCAGTAGCAAAATCTTTCAGTGCACCGTCAATACCCATCCATGTTCAAAAAAAGATCTGGGGTGTGAATGACAAAGTTATGTGTGAACTAGACCAATGTAATGCTAGTGCGGATTTTGCACAAAGGAGTGGCCTGAAACCATTTGAGTGCTGCCATCTCATGTCCTTAGCTTTCTGTCCCAAAGATGATGGCAATGCTGTTAATCTCAAAGAGGAAACCCTAAATGAGATGGTGAAAGAAAAATGGTTTGGAGAAAGTAGGAGAGATGCATGCATCGAAAGGCAGTGCTTGGCAAACAAAGATGATGTGCCACTTTCTGTAGCGATCACATTTGCTGGGCcctcaacaaaaaaatacatatcagtgTATGAGCCAAAAATGTCTTATTACTGCAGACTTGGAAGAGTGACTGTTGTATATGACAGTAAGAAGATCACATGGGCCTGTCcatgtaataaaacaaaacagtcatGTATTCACAAAGCAATAGCTAAATGGCATTTGTTTCAAAGTCAGAGAGCTCTCTTCCAGAAGGTGAAGACCACCGAAAGGATTGATTCCATGCAGATACCTCAGCAGCAGTCTGAGAATGTGGGTGACTGTAGTGATCATCAGTACCCACCTAATGATGATGGAATAGAGAGGATAGTGCgctatttgatgaaaaataaatctctGCCTGTGGACCTTCCTCAAAATTTGGTTAGTGGTCTACAACATGGAAGTGAATTTAGACACCAACTAATTCCTGAAGAAACATTCTGCTCTGAATGTGAGGGTAATCATGTTCTAAGCGAGCCAATTATTATAACCTCACGAGCAAAGATTCTG ACCTTTACTGGGGTAGTTGAAG GAATTTCAACTTACTACAAAGTATGTAGCAACTGCAGCATGATGTACAGGTACCAGGAATTCACTGATGGTATCCATAACTTCAATGACCACCTTCTGCTTTCTCTTCACTTGTGTGTAATTCTTCGCAATGCTCTTCAG AATCACACTGCTGTCAGCAGAGTAATGAGCATACTTGAAGCCACTGCTAAAGCAAAATTCCCCAGCAAAGACACAGTGCTCCATGCTTACCTCCACTTTGAAGCCTTGAGCAGCCATGTTTATTCTTACACCTGCATCAATTGTGGATATTACCCCAGAGTGGTGATTATGGATCTCCACAAGAAAGGTGTCTTCAGTATTCCTT TCAGTGAAATAGCCACATCACCATCAGATTTCAAGGGTGATACAAACATTGTCTCTTTTTGGGAATCCGTAACGATGGAGATGATTGGTCGGGGATTTCTTTCAA GTGGCAGGAAAAATCCCTTTGTAGTTTGCCCAAGTTATGATTGTTGGGCTCCTTGGATTGGACCTAACACCCGAAAGTCAGACATTGTTCTAAACACTGAGCatgcaaaactacaaaaaacaaagtCCTGTGATGTTCCAGATCTTGACGTCACAGAGGAAAGGTTAGGTGATGAGCTCTTTAATCTTAAG GTTGATGCAGTGAGGAAGCTGTGCAAAGAATGTGGATTGGACACAAAGGGATCAAGGATGGATCTTGTGTTACGTTTGCGAACAGAGATGCAAAACCGTTCTGCGTACGACAAAATCTTCCAGCAGATTTGGGGTGCTTCTG GTGGCTGGGCAGTCATTACATGTCCATGTGGAATAGTGTATTCCATCAAATTCAACATAAGAGCAGAGTCTCCCAGAGACTTTGCAGACTTGCTGCTGAGTTGGAAGCACTTTCCTAATGTGGTAATATACGACTTTGCTAGAGGACTTGCAGCACACGTTAATCTACGGGAAGCAGATTCTCTACCTTTCAGTCCCCATGAAGGGAGACTTGCTGAACCAACTACAGCAAATATCCAGCTAGCAAAGGAAGCCAAGCTCAAAGTTAATCTACCATGGTTGAAAAATAAGGAGGAGGAGGATATCAACTGCCATCCTTTGACAGGATCATCAGAGCATTATGCTCTGTATGACAGATTTCATGAATTTAACACCAAAGACCCAAGAGATGCTCTTAGGAGAATCCAAGTAGTCCCAGAACTCTGTGGATGGGTAAATACTCAAACCGCAGAGCAACTTTTTGGTTCAATGCGCAAGAACAATTATTTCTTGAACATGCTCACGCCATCTGGACACACATTTTTGATGCGCAGCATCATTCACCATTATAACACAGCACAGAATAAGAACATGGAGGACAGCCTAAGAAAAATTGTATCACCAAGTGATCAGTTAACCTTCAATGGTTATGGTCAGATAGTActtg GTACACCTCCACAGTCCCTAAATGATAGTGAAAGACGCACCTGTGATATTACACAAATAGACCAAGTACACT gCCCCAGCCAAGGTTCAGTGATTGACATGACAGCCCTACGAAATGTGCAGCCAAACAGGGCATGCTGGATGCATCCACAAAGCAGTGACCAAATAAAGATGGTATGttcaattttttgcattttttatgcaaAGTGTATAATCAtacttacacttttttttttcgtttttctacgtaaaaaatgctttaaatga